One Fusarium falciforme chromosome 12, complete sequence DNA window includes the following coding sequences:
- a CDS encoding Peptidase M12A domain-containing protein — MSSNDTNQYPSGHGYQQPDPGSSWTGGNAEYDGAPNDNDDVGPDTATEGWANAAGLNHRLWPEDKSFLYVCFLNGHSSDKDKVKSLIEEHYNTLRMRIRFVFLEDDDPRASDIRVSFISHGVSSSCIGTDAERHPHESTMTLNMHHKGQRSAEDRLKHRQSDVLHEFGHALGMEHEHAHPDCPIKWNYRIVQGRRGWDAQKVTHNYRKLDKASMTIRNAYDPKSIMHYPVERGDAQGGTVIPMNTELSDGDKEFLIWIYPMPEPRSPSLRQSRKPSYSKKSSRKYYRGRRGDEQRQEVMYRQEDPCITESGGVDPRLYEDAYYQPYGYSAVDAGDYTHGDAGTGASDDQPMAAAGYDYQLYDGEAGPSQWQGPYAQ, encoded by the coding sequence ATGTCTTCAAATGACACTAATCAATACCCTTCCGGTCATGGCTATCAGCAGCCAGATCCAGGCTCGTCTTGGACTGGTGGTAACGCTGAATATGACGGGGCCCCTAACGACAACGATGATGTCGGCCCAGACACTGCTACCGAGGGATGGGCAAACGCGGCTGGCTTGAATCATCGCTTATGGCCTGAGGACAAGTCCTTCCTCTATGTATGCTTCCTGAACGGTCATTCAtccgacaaggacaaggttaAGTCTCTCATCGAGGAGCACTACAACACTCTTCGTATGCGGATCAGATTCGTCTtcctcgaggatgacgacccCAGAGCCTCCGACATCCGCGTTTCATTCATCTCTCACGGTGTCTCGAGCTCGTGTATTGGCACTGACGCTGAGCGGCACCCACATGAATCGACCATGACGTTGAACATGCATCACAAAGGCCAGCGAAGCGCGGAGGATCGACTAAAGCACAGACAGTCTGATGTCTTGCATGAGTTTGGCCACGCTCTAGGCATGGAACATGAGCACGCTCATCCTGACTGCCCGATCAAGTGGAACTACAGAATAGTTCAGGGCAGGAGGGGATGGGATGCTCAAAAAGTCACACACAACTATCGCAAGCTGGACAAGGCTTCCATGACAATACGCAATGCTTATGATCCCAAGTCCATCATGCATTACCCAGTGGAACGAGGAGACGCCCAAGGTGGGACGGTGATCCCTATGAATACTGAGCTTTCCGATGGAGACAAGGAGTTCTTGATTTGGATCTATCCCATGCCCGAGCCCCGCAGCCCAAGCTTGAGGCAGAGCAGGAAGCCATCATACAGCAAGAAAAGCTCAAGGAAATACTACAGGGGACGCCGAGGCGACGAGCAAAGACAGGAGGTGATGTACCGACAAGAGGATCCGTGCATTACGGAGAGCGGAGGTGTCGACCCCAGGCTCTACGAGGATGCATATTACCAACCATACGGGTACAGCGCTGTTGATGCTGGAGACTATACCCATGGCGACGCCGGTACGGGGGCCAGTGATGATCAGCCCATGGCGGCTGCTGGATATGATTATCAGTTGTACGATGGCGAGGCTGGTCCTAGCCAGTGGCAGGGGCCATACGCGCAGTGA
- a CDS encoding DUF1989 domain-containing protein, with product MASSVVNTLTGAAKTHIVPAGRGFAFAVKAGCRLRIIDLHGEQVVDMMAWRATYSSDTSCEHFSTSYTRWFLGSQAPPAVDQFLYSNHARKMFKVVEDRVKVHAMQYMACNPGLYAVIGKPEHRSCAGNFAEAMTTYLHENVDPQVKFEWYQVHDPFNTFRNTPYYIMKGWMDSSKAGGFIEFEALMDSVIAVSCCSYEEGGFNGGISTDVAVSWQESA from the coding sequence ATGGCTTCTTCCGTTGTCAACACCCTCACTGGTGCTGCCAAAACCCATATCGTCCCTGCAGGTCGCGGCTTTGCCTTCGCCGTCAAGGCTGGGTGCCGGCTTCGCATTATCGACCTCCACGGAGAGCAGGTCGTTGATATGATGGCCTGGCGTGCCACTTACTCGTCCGACACCTCATGTGAGCATTTCTCTACATCTTATACAAGATGGTTCTTGGGCAGCCAAGCACCTCCTGCTGTCGACCAGTTCCTCTACTCGAACCATGCCAGAAAGATGTtcaaggttgttgaggaCAGGGTCAAAGTCCACGCTATGCAATACATGGCTTGCAATCCAGGACTTTACGCAGTTATCGGCAAGCCTGAGCACAGAAGTTGCGCTGGAAACTTTGCCGAGGCTATGACAACCTACCTGCACGAGAACGTGGATCCGCAGGTAAAATTTGAGTGGTACCAGGTTCACGATCCTTTCAACACGTTTCGAAACACCCCCTACTACATCATGAAGGGCTGGATGGACTCGAGCAAGGCAGGAGGCTTTATCGAATTTGAAGCACTCATGGACTCGGTTATCGCAGTCAGCTGTTGTTCGTATGAGGAGGGTGGTTTCAATGGGGGGATATCTACTGATGTTGCCGTTAGCTGGCAAGAGTCGGCATAA